The segment CATTCGATGTAGTCCTGCATGGTGGCAGGGCCGATCCACATTTCATAATCCAATTCCGCTGGTGGCGGCGTGATGCTACGTTTGTCACCAGTTTTGGCGAAATCATTGTGCCCGGCGGGCAATCCGACCTCGACACGCTGGAGTTTGCCGATGAGGCCGTTGCGCACGATTTCGGCTCCGATGCGGAAGTTTGCGTTGCTGCGCTGCCAGGAGCCTGTTTGCCAGATGCGGCCATGTTTCTGCACGGCGCGGACGATGGCCTGCTGCTCGGCGATGGTGCGTGCGAGGGGTTTTTCACCGTAGATGTCTTTGCCGTTCTTTGCGGCCTCGATCGAGGTGAGGGCGTGCCAGTTGTCTGGCAGGGCGAGCATGACGGTGTCGATGTCTTTGCGGGCCATGACCTCGCGGTAGTCGTGGTAGCCTTTGCAGTCCTTGTTCTTGTAGGCTCCGTTGATGGTATCGAGTGCCTTTTGGAGATTGCCTTTGTCGATGTCGCATGCGGCGACGATCTGGCAGTCCTGCTCATTGAGGAAGCTGCGGGTATTTCCTGGCCCCATCATGCCCCAGCCGAGCACGGCCATGGTGATCTTATTGGACGGCGCATTTTGGCCAAAAACGCTGGAGGGCACGATGCTGGGGAAACCGATAGCGGCGGCTGTCTGCGTCAAGAAGCGACGGCGGGAGGTGTAGGGGACTTTTTTCATGGGAAGGTGGGTGATTCGTGTGGGTGATGAGTTGGAGGAAATTCAGATGCGCGGTTTAATCGAATACGTGCCCGGCTGTCCATCATCAAAATGGCATACGCAGGCAGAAAAAAGCGGCGCGGGGAGCACCCACGCCGCCAGAGAACTGATAAAGGCGATTTACGCCTTCTTCTTGAGCACGAGGCGATAGATCAGCAGCACCAGGAAGGAGCCGCCCGTGGCGAGGCCGATGCTCTTGATGTTGAATGCCCCCGTCACGTCCCCGATACCGAGGAATTGAGAGCCGAGATAACCGCCGAGCAAAGCGCCGACGATACCGAGAATGCAAGTGACGAGGCAGCCGCCGCCGTCTTTGCCTGGCATGATGAACTTGCCGAGTGCGCCTGCAATGAGGCCTAATATGATCCAAGAGATGATACCCATAGGCTCGCAGGCTAGGAAACGAATGCACTTCGGTCAATATGCATTTTCAACAATGGCTCACCAGCCACCACCCAGGGCCTTCACCAGCATCACAGTGGCCACGAAGTGCTCACCACGCACGCGGGTGGCCTCGCGCTCCGCTCGGAGACGGGTGCGCTGCGCATCGAGCACCTCATAGTAGGCCACTAGACCCGCATCGTAGCGTTTTTGGGCCAATTCCTCCGCCCGCGAGGCTGCGGCGATGGTGGCCGCCTGCGCAGCACTCTGGCGTCGTAGCACATCGATGGCGCTAAGTGAGTCCTCTACATCACGCACGGCAGCCAGCACGCTCTGGCGATAGGTGGCTGCGGCCTGCTCGTAGCGTGCCTGCGCGGCCTGGTGGTTCGCTTTGACCGCGCCGCCGGTGAGCAGCGGCCAGTTCACCGCTGCGGGCCCTAGGCCCCAAATGCGACTGCGGGAGTCGAACACACGGTTCGAGAAGCTCGTCTGTGATCCACCACTCAGACCCAGGCTCACGCTCGGGAAATAAGCCGCACGGGCCACGCCGATCTCCGCATTTTGCGCCGCCATCTGCCTCTCTGCCGCAGCGATGTCTGGCCGCCGCTCCAGCAGATCACTCGGCACACTGCGTGGTAGGGATGGAGGCGTGCCATCCAGCGGCGATGCCGCGAGCGTGAACTCCGTCGGCGTCCGCCCCACTAGGAGCGCGATGGCGTGCTCCAGCTCTGCACGCCGCCGCTCTAGGCCGATGGACTCCGCCTGCGTCTCCGCCAGATCCGTCTCCGCCTGCGCCACATCGATTTGGGCGATATCACCCTGCTCAAAGCGCTTTTTCGCGATGTCCACCGTGCGTTGCCTCACCGCCACCGTGCGCCGCAGCAGCGCGATCTGCGCATCCTGAGTCCGCAGTGCATAGTAGTTCATCGCCAGCTCCGTCAGCAGCCCCAGGCGGACATTTTCCGCATCCGCATCGGCCGCATCAGCCCGCGCGAGTCCTGCGCTACTCTGATTCTTCAGCCTACCCCACAAATCCACCTCATAGTCGAAATCAAACGACTGCGTCATGCTCGTGCGCGATCTCCCGCCCGCGAACTGAAACTGCATCAGCCCCGAGTTCCGGTCCCGCTGCGTTACACTCCTCACAGCCATCGTGGGAAAGAGCCCCGCACGATCCGCCCGTGCTAGCGCCCGCGCCTCCAGCACACGCTGCCGCGCCAGCTCCAGCGTCGGGCTCGCCGCATCCGCCTCACGCAGCAGCTTGCCCAGCCGTGCATCGCCAAAGACACGCCACCACTCACCGCGCGTTGCCGCATCGCTCGGCTTGGCCGTGCGCCACGGTCCCTGTGTTTTAAAAGTGACCGGCAGATCCGGCTCCGGCGCAAAATACTTCGGCGCGAGATTGCACCCGGTGCCCAGCAGGCCCAGTGCGGTCAGCATAGGCAGCATCGTCCGCATCAGAGCAGTCGGGTCAAAGATCAGGCGGGCAATACGATTCATGGGCAGCCCTCTTCATCGCTAGGAACCTCCACGGCGTCAAGGCAGCCCGGACAAATGCTCCCCGCCGCTACCACTGCCGCCTTTCCATGCCTTGCGCCGCACTTGCAGCCGTGTATAAGCGCCGCCCTCCAGGTGGAATTTCCTGAATCCCTCCTTGAAAAAGCCCCGTTTATTAGCAAACCTTAAATAATCCCATCGTCATGCAAGACCTCATCATCGCCGCCGTCATCGGGCGCGAAATCATCGACTCCCGCGGCAATCCCACTGTCGAAGTGGATGTACTCCTCGAAGGCGGCGCACTCGGCCGCGCTGCTGTGCCCTCCGGCGCCTCCACTGGCGAACACGAAGCTCTCGAACTCCGCGACGGCGACAAGAAGCGCTTCGGCGGCAAAGGCGTGCGCAAAGCCGTCGCCGCCGTCAATGGAGCCATCGCAGATGCCCTCATCGGCTGCGACGCCTCCGACCAGGTCGGCCTCGACAATGCAATGCTCGCCATCGACGGCACCGCCACCAAGTCCAAGCTCGGAGCCAATGCCATCCTCGGTGCCTCACTCGCCATCGCCAAAGCCGCCGCCACCCAGACCGGCCAGCCCCTTTACAAATACGTCGGTGGCCCGAACGCCAAAGTGCTCCCCGTGCCAATGATGAACATCATCAACGGCGGCGCTCACTCCGATGCCCCGATCGACTTCCAAGAGTTTATGATCATGCCCGTCGGTGCTCCGACCTTCAGCGAAGCCCTTCGCTACGGCGCAGAGGTCTTCCACTCCCTGAAGAAAATCCTGCACGACATGGGCCTGAACACCGCCGTCGGTGACGAAGGTGGCTTTGCTCCTACGCTGAAAAGCGCCGACCACGCCCTCGAAGTCATCTCCCAGGCCGTCACCAAAGCCGGTTACAAGCTCGGCAAAGACATCGCCTTCGCCCTCGACGTCGCCTCCAGCGAGTTCTTCGACAAAAAGAAGGGCAAATACGTCTTCAAAAAGAGCGACAAGCGTGAGCTCACCTCCGCCGAGCTCGTGGACTACTACGCCGGCCTCAAAAAGAAATACCCCATCATCTCCATCGAAGACGGCTGCGCCGAAAACGACTGGGCAGGCTGGAAAGTGCTCACCGACAAGCTCGGAGCCACCACCCAGCTCGTCGGCGACGATCTCTTCGTCACCAACGTGAAGTTCCTCCAGAAAGGCATCGACCAAAAGACCGCGAACTCCATCCTCGTGAAGGTCAACCAGATCGGTTCCCTCACCGAGACACTCGACGCCGTCGATCTCGCCCACCGCAACGGCTACACCGCCGTCATGAGCCACCGCTCCGGTGAAACGGAAGACTACACCATCGCCGACCTCGCCGTCGCTACCAACTGCGGCCAGATCAAGACCGGCTCCATGAGCCGCAGCGACCGTATCGCGAAGTACAACCAGCTCCTCCGCATCGAGCAGGAACTGGGCGACACCGCCATCTACGGCGGCCGCATGAAAGTGAAAGCCTAATACCCGCCCGATATGACCTACCGTGAGACACGCGCCGATCTGCCCCAGAGCCGTCTGGAGCACTGGGCGCGTGTCTTACTGCGGGTGGCGAAATTTGTCCTGCTCTGCCTCATCGTCCCCGCCATCCTCCTTTTCTTCAAAAATCCTCTCAACGAGCAGACCGCCATGCGCCAAAACATCGAGAGCCTCGCCCTCCAGCGTGATGCTCTCCGCGCCGAGCGTGACAAGCTCCTCCGCCGCAAAGACTGGATCGAAAAAGACGACGCCTACCTAGAGCTCATGGCCCGCGATCGCCTGAACCGCCAAAAAGAAGGCGAGTTCATCCTCCGCTTCGAGTAACCGAGCCCCGAGCAGGTTCCCACACCTCCTCTCTCCTCCACACTTCAGCGTATCCGGTGCGGATTCTGAGCACTCAGCACTTAACACTGAGCACTTCTTCAAGCCATAGCGGGAGATACGCAGGCTTATTGCCCCACGCCCGGCGTTCCCTCCACCATCCCCAGGAAAATATCCTCCAGCCGCTCTCCCTTGTGCTCATGCCGTGAGCGCAGCTCCGCCAGCGTCCCCAGCTCCACCAGCTTGCCCCGGTGAATGATCCCGATGCGGTCCGCCAGCTCCTCCGCGATATTTAGCAGGTG is part of the Verrucomicrobiaceae bacterium genome and harbors:
- a CDS encoding GlsB/YeaQ/YmgE family stress response membrane protein, whose amino-acid sequence is MGIISWIILGLIAGALGKFIMPGKDGGGCLVTCILGIVGALLGGYLGSQFLGIGDVTGAFNIKSIGLATGGSFLVLLIYRLVLKKKA
- a CDS encoding efflux transporter outer membrane subunit, translating into MNRIARLIFDPTALMRTMLPMLTALGLLGTGCNLAPKYFAPEPDLPVTFKTQGPWRTAKPSDAATRGEWWRVFGDARLGKLLREADAASPTLELARQRVLEARALARADRAGLFPTMAVRSVTQRDRNSGLMQFQFAGGRSRTSMTQSFDFDYEVDLWGRLKNQSSAGLARADAADADAENVRLGLLTELAMNYYALRTQDAQIALLRRTVAVRQRTVDIAKKRFEQGDIAQIDVAQAETDLAETQAESIGLERRRAELEHAIALLVGRTPTEFTLAASPLDGTPPSLPRSVPSDLLERRPDIAAAERQMAAQNAEIGVARAAYFPSVSLGLSGGSQTSFSNRVFDSRSRIWGLGPAAVNWPLLTGGAVKANHQAAQARYEQAAATYRQSVLAAVRDVEDSLSAIDVLRRQSAAQAATIAAASRAEELAQKRYDAGLVAYYEVLDAQRTRLRAEREATRVRGEHFVATVMLVKALGGGW
- the eno gene encoding phosphopyruvate hydratase, with the protein product MQDLIIAAVIGREIIDSRGNPTVEVDVLLEGGALGRAAVPSGASTGEHEALELRDGDKKRFGGKGVRKAVAAVNGAIADALIGCDASDQVGLDNAMLAIDGTATKSKLGANAILGASLAIAKAAATQTGQPLYKYVGGPNAKVLPVPMMNIINGGAHSDAPIDFQEFMIMPVGAPTFSEALRYGAEVFHSLKKILHDMGLNTAVGDEGGFAPTLKSADHALEVISQAVTKAGYKLGKDIAFALDVASSEFFDKKKGKYVFKKSDKRELTSAELVDYYAGLKKKYPIISIEDGCAENDWAGWKVLTDKLGATTQLVGDDLFVTNVKFLQKGIDQKTANSILVKVNQIGSLTETLDAVDLAHRNGYTAVMSHRSGETEDYTIADLAVATNCGQIKTGSMSRSDRIAKYNQLLRIEQELGDTAIYGGRMKVKA
- a CDS encoding septum formation initiator family protein, with the protein product MTYRETRADLPQSRLEHWARVLLRVAKFVLLCLIVPAILLFFKNPLNEQTAMRQNIESLALQRDALRAERDKLLRRKDWIEKDDAYLELMARDRLNRQKEGEFILRFE
- a CDS encoding Gfo/Idh/MocA family oxidoreductase — protein: MKKVPYTSRRRFLTQTAAAIGFPSIVPSSVFGQNAPSNKITMAVLGWGMMGPGNTRSFLNEQDCQIVAACDIDKGNLQKALDTINGAYKNKDCKGYHDYREVMARKDIDTVMLALPDNWHALTSIEAAKNGKDIYGEKPLARTIAEQQAIVRAVQKHGRIWQTGSWQRSNANFRIGAEIVRNGLIGKLQRVEVGLPAGHNDFAKTGDKRSITPPPAELDYEMWIGPATMQDYIECRVHKNWRWDYNIGGGQLLDWIGHHCDIAHWGMDMDRSGPSEINPVQFDMPPRTDIWNTATKYRAEAKYAGDITMVIAGGHGDIQMGTKWIGTDGWIYVNRGAYDASKPELKRMVKKRKNDKDPNSEVIESPTEPKLGDDIIKTRLYATPGHHRNFLDCVKSRQPTVTPVETAHRSATPGHLALISFLVNRPIKWDPVKEEIIGDPEASKLLTREYRGPWKLEA